From Camelina sativa cultivar DH55 chromosome 7, Cs, whole genome shotgun sequence, one genomic window encodes:
- the LOC104702747 gene encoding protein LST8 homolog, whose product MNHGPVILATASHDHTIRLWEAQTGRCYLDFDYYDPALVPVGQLHVNKHVNRLEITPDRRGLVAACNPHILLFDLNSIDPHTPVRTFVSHTNNVVAVGFQYTGNMMYSGSEDGTVKIWDLRVRGCQREFINDSPVNTVVLHPNQTELISGDHNGNVRVWDLRANLCSCELVPEVGTPIRSLFVMLDGTMVVAANNRGTCYVWRSLRGIQTMTEFEPLHKLQAHNGYILKCLFSPGNKYLATASSDKTVKIWNVDGFKLEKVLTGHRRWVWDCDFSVDGEYLVTASSDTTARLWSMRAGREVKVYQGHRKATVCCTLVQSVIN is encoded by the exons ATGAATCATGGTCCCGTGATTCTTGCAACGGCTAGCCATGATCATACCATCCGATTATGGGAAGCCCAAACCGGTCGCTGTTACCTTGACTTTGACTACTATGATCCTGCTTTGGTTCCTGTGGGTCAATTG CATGTAAATAAGCATGTAAATAGGCTTGAGATAACCCCAGACAGGCGTGGACTAGTAGCAGCTTGCAATCCTCACATACTACTCTTCGATCTCAATTCCATCGACCCTCATACACCT GTGAGGACTTTTGTATCACACACCAACAATGTTGTGGCAGTAGGATTCCAGTATACTGGAAACATGATGTATTCAGGATCAGAAGATGGCACAGTTAAGATTTGGGACTTGAG GGTTCGGGGATGCCAAAGGGAGTTTATAAATGATTCACCAGTTAACACAGTTGTTTTACACCCAAATCAG ACTGAATTGATATCTGGAGACCACAACGGCAATGTACGTGTATGGGATCTCAGAGCAAATTTGTGTAGCTGCGAACTG GTACCAGAAGTTGGTACACCTATACGGTCTTTATTCGTTATGTTGGATGGGACAATGGTTGTTGCTGCTAATAACCGTGGAACTTGTTATGTATGGCGCTCATTGCGTGGAATACAA ACGATGACGGAGTTTGAGCCCCTTCATAAGCTTCAAGCTCATAATGGTTACATCCTTAAATGTCTCTTTTCTCCTGGAAACAA ATATCTAGCGACCGCATCATCTGACAAAACTGTTAAAATATGGAACGTTGATGGTTTCAAACTAGAGAAAGTTTTAACAG gACATCGAAGATGGGTCTGGGACTGCGACTTCTCAGTTGATGGAGAATATCTTGTAACAG CATCATCGGACACCACGGCTAGACTGTGGTCGATGCGAGCGGGAAGAGAAGTGAAGGTGTATCAAGGTCATCGCAAAGCCACTGTGTGTTGTACACTTGTACAGTCCGTGATTAATTAA